AGATCCATGCCCACACGGCGGGCCGCGAATGGCAGGGCTCAGCGAAGCGGCCATCGCCCACCTACTCGCAGGCGTCTGAGCCGTGGCCCCACGGCGTCGAGGGTGCGATCGAACTCGTCGTCCACCCCATCGGTTTGCCGTTCGGCAACGTAGCTTGCTCATTCAGCCCGTGGTGCGGAGTATTCCGATGTAGCCGACGACCTGGGGAGAACGCCGGTCGGTGCGGCGATGCTGAACGCGCTTTGGGGGAACCGATGACGCACGACTTCGACGATCAGTACTGGCAACGCCACTGGCACCAGGTGCGTGGCGGGCAGCCGCGGTGGCTCCTCAGCCCCAACCCGTATGTGGTCGACGCGGCCGGCGGCCGAACGCCGGGGCGGGCCATGGACGCCGGGTGCGGCGAGGGCACCGAGGCGATCTGGCTCGCCCAGCAGGGGTGGGAGGTCACAGCCGTGGACATCGCGTCGACGGTCTTGCGGCGCGCCGCCGCCCGGGCGACCGAGCACGGCGTACCCGACGTGCGTTGGGTCGGGGCCGACCTGACCGTCTGGAAACCGGACGACCTGTTCGAGCTGGTCACTTCGCACTACGCCCACCCGTCCGGGTCGCAGCTGGCCTTCTACGAGCGTCTTGCGCGGTGGGTCGCACCGGGCGGAACCCTGCTGATCGTCGGGCACCCGCACCACCATGGGGCCGGACAGCCGCGCGGTCATCAACCTCCGGCTGAGGCGTCAGTCACCGCTGCGGACATCACCGCCCACCTCGACGGCACGGTTTGGGCAGTCGACACGGCCGCCGAAATCGCCCGTGCCATGACCGGCCGGACCGGCCAGCAGGTGCTGCTGAACGACGTCGTGGTGCGGGCCACGCGCCGCTGACCCCTTTCCCACGCCGTGGCGGGACTGTCGCCCGCGCCAGAACCTACGCGTCGATTCGAGGGGCAACCGTGAGTGTCAAGTCCTCCCCGCTGCCGGCCGGCGCCGGTGCGGTCACGATCGACGATCCGCGACGGCGCCGGGCGGTCATGCTCGGTGTGTGCCTGGCGCTGATGGCGGTCACAGCCTCGGTGTCGGGGCTGAACGTGGCCCAGCCGGACATCGCCGTCGACTTCGACATCTTGCAGAGCATCGTGCTGTGGATCATCAAAATATCTTCCGTACTCTCAGGCGGTGCTGGGCTGGTCCGGACTGCTGTCCACCCTGGCGATCCTGCCGATGGCGCTGCTCATGATGCTCACCTCCGGGCTGGCACCCAAGATCGCCGCCGCTGTCGGTGGCCGCACGACGATGGCGCTGGGCATCGCGCTGGGCGGGGTGGGCCTGGCGCTGATGGCCAGCCTCGTGTCCGTCGAGGGCGGATACCTGTCGGTGCTGCCGGGCATCGTCGCGATGGGGCCGGGCATGTGCCTGGCGATGACACCCTCCACCGAGGCCATCACCT
The sequence above is a segment of the Micromonospora sp. WMMA1363 genome. Coding sequences within it:
- a CDS encoding class I SAM-dependent methyltransferase translates to MTHDFDDQYWQRHWHQVRGGQPRWLLSPNPYVVDAAGGRTPGRAMDAGCGEGTEAIWLAQQGWEVTAVDIASTVLRRAAARATEHGVPDVRWVGADLTVWKPDDLFELVTSHYAHPSGSQLAFYERLARWVAPGGTLLIVGHPHHHGAGQPRGHQPPAEASVTAADITAHLDGTVWAVDTAAEIARAMTGRTGQQVLLNDVVVRATRR